From the Paenibacillus sp. R14(2021) genome, the window GCATTTGTGATATGTGATCACACTTAAGCGATAAGCTCATTATGACAAGCGGCGGTCATTACGTCAAGTTGATTCTCATATTTATGTTAGATTTCATAACATATCGCTCACCTGCCTAACTGAGCCCAAACAACAAAAAAACCGCGATTTTCGCGGTTTCCTTCGTTTACTTGTTCTTTTCCTGCGACGACGCTTGTCGTTCCTGAATGCCAAGCCCGATCTTCTTCAGCACTGCAATCAGCTCGCGCTTCTCCTCGTCCGTTGCGAAGGATAAATCATCGCTGATCGTCTCCGCATGTTTGGGGAATATAGCGGCAAAGTAGCGGTCTCCCTCTTCCGTCAAGGCTACGTTGGTTTTGCGCCGATCGCCAGGGATCGCTACCCGTTCCACGAAGCCCTTCTTCTCCAGCTTGTCCACGACGTAGGTAATGCTCCCGCTCGGAATCGAGAAATTATCGCTGATTTGCTGCACGCCATGCGGACCTTTGTTGTAAAGATGTTCGAGAATTCGAAAGTTGTCCAAACTGAGTCCATGACTGTCGATGTCGCGTTCCAAATGCCCGAATAATGTTTCCGTCATCTTCCTTAAGACGCGAACCAGCCTTAAATCAAGAGCCTGGACATCTGCATCACGTTCCGTCATTCCTCATCCACCTCTATTTAGCCTTATTATACAAAGGATATTCGACTTCAGTAGGAATTTCAATAATAAACATGCGAAGTTTCTCGCCTTCGGCGCGGAGTTTGACTTCGCCCTCTTCATTGCCCTGGACGATGGCAAAATCTTTATTCTTAAAGGATAAGCGATCTTCCCGGGTCGTCCATATCGAGCCGCCTTCCCCTCTGATCGCCAATCCCGCAAATGTTCGGTTAGGCAGCAAACGGTGGACGTAGGTTGCGCCAACCTCGACCTCGACGTCAACCATGCGCGCATCAGACACGAGGTTACGGATCGGAGAACCTTCTCCCAAGATCGTCTTCACATTCACGCCGTCCGAACTCGACTGAGGAAATGTTTCGTGCTTGAACAATGTGTACGTCGGCGGCCGTCTTACGGCATCATTCAAATAGGGTTCAAGCCAAATCTGAAAGCTCTCGAAGCCGGCATCGACTCTTTCGGCATGCTCAAGTCCCGAGCCCGCCTGCATAAGTTGAATATCGCCCGGCTCCAGAATGCTTTCCGTACCGAGCGTGTCCCGGTGCAGGCCTTTGCCTCGAATACCATACGACATAATCTCGAACCCTTGATGAGGATGAAATCCGATACCGCCTTCAGCATCCGCGTGGCCCCATGCCCAATAGAAAAGCGGACCGAGCCTAACTGTAGCCGCACCTTGGCCGGAGAAACCAAGCGGTTTCTGCGCAAATATTCTGCCGCCGTCAAATACTTCTTTCCCCTGTAACCCTGGACCTAAAATTTGAATCTTCATTGCATCTGCTCCCTTCAATTATATCCTAATATTATTTATTCTAATACTAGAATATAATTTCGTCAAGCGATTGCCTTCAGCTACTAATGCGAAAAAGGGCACTGTCACGTCGACAGCACCTCTATGAAATTCAAGTTGCAACGGTGGATAGCGTGACCATTGACTAAATGGCTAGAAAATGAATATGTTCCGATACATTGGTTCTCAGACATGGAATATAGCTTTTCATTTTTCGAGCATCTGCCCAAGTGCCTTTTCCTTACTATCACGTCACATTTCCAGCGTGACGTTGCGCAGGCCGCGAAACAACAAGCCGATCGTTTTCGTCACATCCGGGTTTTCTGTTTCGCTCGCGGTATTCGTAATCGAATAAGGTGCTCGAATCGCATGGTCGGCATAGAAATCGTAACGTCCCGAAGCGCATTCGATGGTAGTCGGCCGTTCCGAAGCAGCAGCCGCTTCGATGGCGCGCCGCATAGCCAATTGGGTATCTTCCCCTGTCCCTGTATCCGGAACAGCTCCGAAATCCGCAAGGCGAATAACGGTTTGGACTGACATCGGACCTTTGTCGTTTTGCATAAACAGCACCTTTCTTGTCCATGAATGTTTGAATGAATAAAAATAGTTTACCTTGATTTCCTTGATCGGCCGGTTCAATATATGAAGTTAATGTCTTATCTTAATAGAGACTCTACCTCTTAAGCGCCTGGGAGTAAAAACGAGTCACCCCGCCCGATCCGCCTCAAAAACGGTCAAAAGCCGCACCATGTGCGGCCTTTCGTTATTTTATCAATCTGTAATTCTACTCTCGCTCCAGCAGGACGGGCACATGCGGCTCCAGACTCAGCCGGATCTTCCCTTCCCGTGCATTCAGCTCGCCTAGCGATTCCTTGCCTGTGGCCGATAAGCGGCTTGCACGGATCGCGGTTGCCATCCTCCAGTCCTCGGGAAGTTCCCACTCTCGATCTGTACCGTAACGGCTGTAAGCGTAAAT encodes:
- a CDS encoding MarR family winged helix-turn-helix transcriptional regulator, which encodes MTERDADVQALDLRLVRVLRKMTETLFGHLERDIDSHGLSLDNFRILEHLYNKGPHGVQQISDNFSIPSGSITYVVDKLEKKGFVERVAIPGDRRKTNVALTEEGDRYFAAIFPKHAETISDDLSFATDEEKRELIAVLKKIGLGIQERQASSQEKNK
- a CDS encoding pirin family protein; this encodes MKIQILGPGLQGKEVFDGGRIFAQKPLGFSGQGAATVRLGPLFYWAWGHADAEGGIGFHPHQGFEIMSYGIRGKGLHRDTLGTESILEPGDIQLMQAGSGLEHAERVDAGFESFQIWLEPYLNDAVRRPPTYTLFKHETFPQSSSDGVNVKTILGEGSPIRNLVSDARMVDVEVEVGATYVHRLLPNRTFAGLAIRGEGGSIWTTREDRLSFKNKDFAIVQGNEEGEVKLRAEGEKLRMFIIEIPTEVEYPLYNKAK